Proteins from one Strix aluco isolate bStrAlu1 chromosome 10, bStrAlu1.hap1, whole genome shotgun sequence genomic window:
- the LOC141927645 gene encoding uncharacterized protein LOC141927645 — protein MERDHMKDLRRYLVLKYIQYLVLSSSNAVSTFLGLLGSLYAIIILQSAKVSSKSTAVLISSLAKADILVCITVVSAMVLWAFDVSISSPALTSALLQNLLTANAHVSCLLLSCVAFEAYLITFFPTESRHLRTVKNARLTSRIIWMLVSAECALFQTDDLLKATSTSAPTRSPCVLLFHFSSMAAALLRSLSYFLGIILRIINVYIYYKIFFSMSNRSTLKTK, from the coding sequence ATGGAGAGAGACCACATGAAAGATCTCAGAAGATACCTGGTACTTAAATATATCCAATACCTTGTCCTGTCTTCTTCAAATGCTGTCAGCACTTTTCTGGGCCTGCTGGGCAGTTTGTACGCGATAATCATCCTGCAGTCTGCAAAGGTTTCGTCCAAGTCCACTGCGGTTCTCATTTCGAGCCTAGCAAAGGCAGACATCCTGGTTTGCATTACCGTTGTTTCTGCGATGGTTCTATGGGCCTTTGATGTTAGTATCTCATCTCCAGCGCtcacatcagctctgctgcagaacCTCCTCACTGCAAATGCACACGTCAGCTGTTTGCTGCTGAGTTGCGTGGCCTTCGAGGCGTACTTGATAACCTTCTTCCCCACAGAGTCTCGCCATTTACGGACAGTGAAAAACGCCAGACTGACCTCCAGGATCATCTGGATGCTGGTGAGTGCAGAGTGTGCCCTGTTCCAGACTGATGACCTCCTGAAGGCCACCAGCACTTCTGCTCCCACCCGCAGCCCTTGCGTTCTGTTGTTTCATTTCTCCAGCATGGCCGCAGCCCTTCTCAGGTCCCTCAGTTACTTCCTGGGGATTATTTTAAGGATCATTAATGTATACATctactacaaaatattttttagcatGTCTAACAGATCGACACTAAAAACAAAGTAG